CCATGTaggcatggctctatgtagtactggggaatagaattccatgtagtcatggctctatgtggtactgtggaatagagttccatgtagtcatggctctatgtagtactgtggaatagagttccatgtagtcatggctatgTAGTACTGCACACCTCCCATAATATGTTCTGGACTTGGAGACTgtaaagagacctctggtggcatgtcttagATAAGTTATAAACCTCCGATGGATACCTTACACCTGAAATACACGCACCATATTATAAACCTCCCCTGAATAGAAACACCTTTCATCTTTACTGACCTGGCAGCTGACTTGAATTTCTCCACATACTGAGGCCGAAGACTGTCATGTCCAGGTAGGTCGATCAGGATCCAGCTGCTGCCCTGCCACACCATAGTACAGGGAACGGTCAAGCCAGTGTGTGACACATTTTGACAAATGCATTTATCTTTATCATGTAAAGTTCTAGATCCATTCCGGAACCTTCCAACACAGCCGTTTCCTCCTTACCCTCGTTTTTGGCTTTGTAAGGGGCACTGCTGTCCGTGATGGAGGTCTGGGTTTTCTTGAACTTTCCTGACAACAACTGCAAACAACGACCATCCATCAGTGTCATACAACTTCTGCCGTGTGTAAATAGTTGGACTGGACATGCTCGTTTGTTGCACGGATATACTCACTCGACTAAAGAGGAGGGTCTTTCCAGAATCGCAGAGACCAACCAGCAGCACAGCACTTTGGACAGTTTTTCTGCTTAGTATGTACTTCAATAACACTGAAATGTAAAccaaaatcaaattaaattttatttgtcacatacacatggttagcagatgttaatgcgagtgtagcgaaatgcttgtgcttctagttccggcaatgcagtaataaccaacaagtaatctaactaacaattccaaaactaatatcttatacacagtgtaaggggataaagaatatgtacaaaaagatatgaatgagtgatggtacataacggcataggcaagatacagtagatggtatcgagtacagtatatacatatgagatgagtatgtaaacaaagtggcatagttaaagtggctagtgatacatgtcaTAGCAGGTTTGGTTTTAGCTGCCATCACAGCTGACGAGCGCCTGACAAAGAGCGTAACTCGACAGATCGCTAGTGACCACTACTAGCAAGTTAACTAGCGAACCTTTGATAGTAGACTTGATAAAAGACAACAACAAAAGAGGTTGTTTGAAAATCTTATAGCATAGAAAGCCAACAGGCTGATGCTAGGCTAACTAGCTAACACAGTGGTTCCAAACTCCGGTCCTCGAGTTCCTCCACAGTACACGTGTTTATTGTAGCCCCGGAAAAGCACACcggattcaacttgtcaactaaacATCAGGCCCCCAATGAGTTGAATGAGGTCTGTTTGTCCGGGGCCTAGAAACAAAACGGGGTGCTTTTGGGGATAACCTAAACTTACCAACAGTGATGACAACAACAGCCAAAGAAACAACAATTCCGATCATAAATATGGGGTCTTGGTCTTCTAACACCTTCTTTAAAGCGTCTAAATAAGGTTCAAAAGGATTTTCTCTCGCGTCTATTTTCGCCTCCATATTGATGCCGGGCTCTGTAGCCATATctgctactgtcacttcactcAGGACACGTCTACAttcttcttctttctcctcttcttcttcttcttcgggATTAGGTTGGCGAATTGCGTCCAACGTCTAAGGTGTATACACTGCCACCTACTGGACTGGAGTGTAAGGCCAGTCACAGCATAATTAATTAAATTATCTTCATTAGTCCTGTTCCTTTAAGAAATTGAAATAGAGCCCTAAACACCACATTCCTCCAACCACGACACCACCCAAACCCcgtccagcctctctcaccctctagaGCCCTAGACACCACTTTCCTCCCACCACGACACCACCCAAACACCGCCCAGCCTCTCTAATCCTCTAGAGCCCTAGACACCACTTTCCTCCAACCACGACACCACCCAAACACCGTCCAGCCTCTCTAACCCTCTAGAGCCCTAAACACCACATTCCTCCAACCACGACACCACCCAAACACCGTCCAGCCTCTCTAATCCTCTAGAGCCCTAGACACCACTTTCctcccaccactacaccacccaaaCCCCGTCCAGCCTCTCTAACCCTCTAGAGCCCTAAACACCACATTCCTCCAACCACGACACCACCCAAACACCGTCCAGCCTCTCTAATCCTCTAGAGCCCTAGACACCACTTTCCTCCAACCACGACACCACCCAAACACCGTCCAGCCTCTCTAACCCTCTAGAGCCCTAGACACCACATTCCTCCAACCACGACACCACCCAAACACCGTCCAGCCTCTCTAACCCTCTTGAGCCCTAGACACCACTTTCCTCCCACCACGACACCACCCAAACACcgtccagcctctctcaccctctagaGCCCTAGACACCACTTTCctcccaccactacaccacccaaaccccgtccagcctctctcaccctctagaGCCCTAGACACCACTTTCCTCCCACCACGACACCACCCAAACCCTGTCtaacctctctaaccctctagAGCCCAAGACACCACATTCCTCCAACCACGACACCACCCAAACCCcgtccagcctctctcaccctctagaGCCCAAGACACCACTTTCCTCCCACCATGACACCACCCAAACCCCATCCAGCCTCTCTAACCCTCTAGAGCCCTAGACACCACTTTCCTCTACTCTTCTCACTGTCTCTAGAGAGGAGACATGATGGACAGTCCTTATTCTAACCACctccagagaggagacatgatggACAGTCCTTATTCTAACCACctccagagaggagacatgatggACAGTCCTTATTCTAACCACctccagagaggagacatgatggACAGTCCTAATTCTAACCACCTCCAGAAGAGATTGAGAGCTTTTCAGTGATAGGCACAATTAATAGGACTCgccacacacagcacacacagcacacacagcacacacagcctAGCCTAAATCAGCTGGTGAACTGCAGGGGGAGCAGGCAATGGGTGTGGGCAGACAAGCAGACACATCTCGCTTGGTTAGTTAACCAGTCACCACCAGCATTCTAGTTAGATACCCTTTTGACTGGTTAAGAAACGCAAGCGGTTTTACCAAACTAAAAACAATAGCAATATTAATTTTCAATAATAAAACAACGGTCtagctatgtttttttttttttacacccttGAGTATTAAAACGCTGTTGAATTGAATCTCGTTCAAAACTTGCACTTTTCTCAACTTTTTTTCTAAGCCAGGTTCTGTAGCCAACGTAGTAGCCAACGTAGTAACCAACGTAGTAACCAACGTAGTAACCAACGTAGTAACCAAGGTAGTAGCCAACGTAGTAAAAAACTTAGTAGCCAACGTAGTAGCCAACGTAGTAGCCAACGTAGTAACCAACGTAGTAGCCAACGTAGTAACCAACGTAGCAGCCAACGTAGTAACCAACATAGTAACCAACGTAGTAACCAACGTAGTAGCCAACGTAGTAACCAACGTAGTAACCAACGTAGTAACCAACGTAGTAGCCAACGTAGTAACCAACGTAGTAACCAACGTAGTAACCAACGTAGTAGCCAACGTAGTTACCAACGTAGTAGCCAACGTAGTAGCCAACGTAGTAACCAACATAGTAGCCAACGTAGTAACCAGGTTCTGTAGCCAACGTAGTAGCCAACGTAGTAACCAACGTAGTAACCAACGTAGTAGCCAACGTAGTAACCAACGTAGTAGCCAACGTAGTAACCAATGTAGTAGCCAACGTAGTAGCCAACGTAGTAACCAACGTAGTAGCCAACGTAGTAGCCAACGTAGTAGCCAAGGTAGTAACCAACGTAGTAGCCAATGTAGTAGCCAATGTAGTAACCAACGTAGTAACCAACGTAGTAGCCAACGTAGTAGCCAACGTAGTAGCCATCGTAGTAACCAACATAGTAGCCAACGTAGTAGCCAACGTAGTAACCAACGTAGTAGCCAACGTAGTAGCCAACGTAGTAGCCAAGGTAGTAACCAATGTAGTAGCCAACGTAGTAGCCAACGTAGTAACCAACGTAGTAGCCAACGTAGTAGCCAACGTAGTAACCAACGTAGTAACCAATGTAGACGTAGTAACCAACGTAGTAACCAACGTAGTAGCCAACGTAGTAGCCAACATAGTGGCCAACGTAGTAGCCAACGTAGTAGCCAACGTAGTAACCAACGTAGTAGCCAACGTAGTAACCAACGTAGTAACCAACGTAGTAGCCAACGTAGTAGCCATCGTAGTAACCAACGTAGTAGCCAACGTAGTAGCCAACGTAGTAACCAACGTAGTAGCCAACGTAGTAGCCAACGTAGTAGCCAAGGTAGTAACCAATGTAGTAGCCAACGTAGTAGCCAACGTAGTAACCAACGTAGTAGCCAACGTAGTAGCCAACGTAGTAACCAACGTAGTAACCAACGTAGTAGCCAACGTAGTAACCAACGTAGTAACCAACGTCGTAGCCAAGTCTTCCTGTTTTCCTCCGAGAAAACATCTTGATTTTGATCCCTAACCATTCAAAAGATATCACccatgatatatattttttacatttaattagtcaagtcagttaagaacaaattcttattgacaatgatgacctaccggggaacagtgggtttaactgctttgtt
The nucleotide sequence above comes from Oncorhynchus masou masou isolate Uvic2021 unplaced genomic scaffold, UVic_Omas_1.1 unplaced_scaffold_1018, whole genome shotgun sequence. Encoded proteins:
- the LOC135538919 gene encoding prisilkin-39-like; the encoded protein is MFSRRKTGRLGYDVGYYVGYYVGYYVGYYVGYYVGYYVGYYVGYYVGYYVGYYIGYYLGYYVGYYVGYYVGYYVGYYVGYYVGYYDGYYVGYYVGYYVGYYVGYYVGYYVGYYVGYYVGHYVGYYVGYYVGYYVGYYVYIGYYVGYYVGYYVGYYVGYYVGYYVGYYIGYYLGYYVGYYVGYYVGYYVGYYVGYYVGYYDGYYVGYYVGYYVGYYVGYYIGYYIGYYVGYYLGYYVGYYVGYYVGYYVGYYVGYYIGYYVGYYVGYYVGYYVGYYVGYYVGYYFTS